One Owenweeksia hongkongensis DSM 17368 genomic region harbors:
- a CDS encoding LamG-like jellyroll fold domain-containing protein, translated as MKNKLLFIRNFALLLFTMLLANNVHSQNALDFDGVDDYITTTFPGVLGSADRTFEAWIYLDATPSSNVTILDYGTSASGSRNTFIVNPNLQLSFLSGGSNGNLPSSNNVVPVGQWVHVAFVLDNGTGYSYVNGVQVATGNLSGVNTPTGGNDLRIGQRVSGGNIPFAGKIEEVRVWDVARSLTQINLDTATEFCTPQAGLVAYHRFNSGTAGGTNTTITTSIDDSGLNNDGTLQGFALTGNTSNWVTGKLTPCVPPSCLSPTSLGATNVLGASADVYFTQSNTGSTVKLQYGTSGFTLGSGTKLNPTNDTVSLSGLSPQTTYDVYVMEVCSPTDSSFISTFSFTTGCGLISTYPYYESFEGPNWVSGSGNANSGFSIDPCWSVAPASGNVFLWGTRSGSTSSSSTGPSNAYGGSNYVFAEASYGSTDDIADFTSPNFDLSSLTVPQLTFGYHMSGISMGTLQVWAWNGTAYDTLTSVSGDQGNAWVEAIVDLSAYKNDTTHLVFHAIRGTSLNSDIAIDSVVIEEAPPCPKPGVVTLDSITSNSVNINFSSPGHEFIVEYGPTGFNQASSSSSITITSSGSTISGLSPNTEYDFYIQNDCTDSANGLSVRVGPFTARTECSYTNSYFTDWDHLSNTETDICWTFLEYGATASYARAYDPSATVALQPFSGNIYYRYYNSSATATFLVSPEITDLATNTLQLRFQASDSYTGSTGTPEFYIGTMLSPNDTASFTPLDTVTTITDVWTEFTVLLTGVPANHNHVVIRHAHNANNVYMAIDDLYIELQPACIAPSLGLVSDIRDTSAVLNWTAGDGSTFDIEYGTTGFTQGLGTTITGLTSTTDTLTGLLPDTCYDVYIRGNCTTNNSPWYGPISFCTECATKIAPFLEDFESSGWVKGTAATNAVDGCWVRTPESSTNLYRWETNFGSTTSSSTGPSAGAGGSGKYVFTEASRGVNNSLASLQMPKVDFSGLTTPTLHFSYHMYGSNMGELYVLINDGTQTDTIWSISGQQQVDDTTAWKTAYVDISAYMAQPATISFVGKKGGGINGDIALDDVGIDELPNCITPTGFTLDSVYTNFADFSWTSISNGTSFVMEYGPTGFRQASGTGTNVYAGSSPTRVSGLTPGMTYDIYLSDMCDSTDWVGPITFTTIIQNDAELESIVSPFDLACGDSSLVIEVKVKNNGINAITTLPVGANISGAITSSVTNTYTGSIAPGASATITVGTINAYTGGVINIDAYTGLSGDQNMTNDTLSESGLELISAVPLHMPVDSICANDTTGIFVALPQTGISHNWYTNANDVNPVATGDTVSVQPGQTLYLDRAQSNSLVVQTGTAGSLYGTMFKIYVKKDFIFSGYTWISHQTGLKSLKAFYKMGNYKGHETTRSSWTVIDTLEQASSSSFTSYRFDFRNPVTFTAGDTISIYLASKTGKYEAEGLAGATVDSVFKTTNDFEYIAGVGGAYFGSNMVGATSASSIAKTLHWESLDVCGNKRISLTMGVNNDTAVASFTSVVNANGADVDFDASASSGHVYDWDFGDGNSGTGINPSNTYGAAGSYTVTLTVTDTVCGTTDTITHTVMPTVSLNELEFAGSVEVYPNPNNGKFNVNLDLIGGQDVQLALVNTVGQMVYTKDLGNVGGHVETDMDIENLAPGVYYLRVIANGKSTTVRVTIL; from the coding sequence ATGAAGAACAAACTACTATTTATTCGAAACTTTGCCCTGCTGCTGTTTACGATGCTCTTGGCAAACAATGTCCACAGTCAAAATGCACTCGACTTTGACGGAGTAGATGATTACATAACTACAACTTTTCCTGGCGTTTTAGGTTCTGCAGACAGAACTTTTGAAGCTTGGATATACCTCGATGCCACTCCATCATCAAATGTTACAATCTTAGATTACGGTACAAGTGCCTCGGGTTCAAGAAACACATTTATCGTTAATCCAAACCTGCAATTGTCGTTCCTTTCAGGAGGATCAAATGGTAACCTTCCTTCATCAAACAATGTAGTTCCTGTGGGCCAGTGGGTTCACGTAGCTTTTGTATTGGATAATGGCACAGGTTATTCTTATGTCAATGGGGTACAGGTTGCTACAGGTAATTTGTCAGGTGTAAATACTCCTACAGGAGGTAATGACTTAAGAATAGGTCAGCGCGTTTCTGGTGGTAATATTCCATTTGCAGGAAAGATAGAAGAAGTTAGAGTGTGGGATGTAGCTCGTTCTTTAACTCAAATCAATCTTGATACAGCAACTGAGTTTTGTACTCCGCAAGCAGGTCTTGTGGCTTATCACAGATTTAATTCAGGAACGGCTGGTGGCACAAACACCACGATTACTACCTCAATTGATGATTCAGGATTGAACAATGATGGAACTCTACAAGGATTTGCCCTTACTGGAAATACTTCTAACTGGGTAACTGGAAAATTAACACCTTGTGTACCGCCATCATGCCTTAGCCCAACCAGCCTTGGAGCGACCAACGTGCTTGGCGCCTCAGCAGATGTGTACTTTACTCAAAGCAATACTGGTTCTACGGTAAAACTGCAATACGGAACTTCCGGATTTACATTAGGTTCAGGCACCAAGCTAAACCCAACAAATGACACTGTTTCACTATCAGGTCTTTCACCACAAACCACCTATGACGTATATGTAATGGAGGTTTGTTCTCCTACAGACTCAAGTTTCATTAGTACATTTTCTTTCACTACCGGCTGTGGTTTGATTAGTACCTATCCCTACTATGAGTCTTTTGAAGGTCCAAATTGGGTTTCAGGATCTGGTAATGCAAACTCTGGATTTTCAATTGATCCATGTTGGTCGGTAGCGCCTGCAAGTGGTAATGTTTTCTTATGGGGTACGCGTTCGGGATCTACATCAAGTTCTTCCACAGGTCCTTCGAATGCCTATGGAGGTTCTAATTATGTATTTGCAGAAGCCTCTTATGGCTCAACAGATGATATAGCTGACTTTACTTCTCCAAACTTTGATTTAAGTTCACTAACTGTACCGCAGCTTACGTTTGGTTACCATATGTCTGGAATTAGTATGGGAACATTACAGGTATGGGCTTGGAATGGAACTGCTTATGATACACTTACATCCGTATCAGGTGATCAGGGTAATGCTTGGGTGGAAGCTATCGTTGATTTATCTGCTTATAAGAATGACACTACACACTTGGTATTTCATGCAATACGCGGTACGAGCCTTAACTCAGATATAGCAATAGATTCTGTAGTCATAGAAGAAGCCCCACCTTGCCCTAAGCCGGGTGTGGTTACTTTAGATAGTATTACGTCAAATTCGGTAAACATAAATTTCAGCTCACCAGGGCATGAGTTTATTGTAGAATATGGACCAACAGGTTTTAATCAGGCATCATCCTCTTCATCTATAACCATAACATCGTCAGGTTCTACAATTTCAGGTTTGAGTCCAAATACTGAGTACGACTTTTATATTCAAAATGATTGTACGGATTCGGCTAATGGATTGTCTGTACGGGTAGGCCCATTTACAGCTCGTACGGAATGTTCTTATACTAATAGTTATTTTACTGATTGGGATCACCTGTCTAATACAGAAACGGACATCTGCTGGACATTCTTAGAGTATGGGGCTACAGCATCTTATGCAAGAGCCTACGACCCTAGTGCAACTGTTGCATTACAACCTTTTTCAGGTAATATTTATTACAGGTATTATAACTCTAGCGCTACCGCAACCTTTTTAGTAAGTCCTGAAATAACTGACTTGGCTACTAATACTTTACAGTTAAGGTTTCAGGCAAGTGATAGCTATACGGGCAGTACAGGTACTCCTGAGTTTTATATAGGAACAATGCTTTCACCTAATGATACGGCCTCCTTTACACCCCTTGATACCGTGACCACTATTACAGATGTGTGGACTGAGTTTACTGTATTATTAACAGGTGTACCAGCCAATCACAATCATGTGGTAATAAGACATGCTCACAATGCGAACAATGTGTATATGGCCATCGATGACCTGTATATTGAACTACAACCTGCATGTATTGCTCCGAGCCTTGGTTTAGTTAGTGATATTCGAGATACTAGCGCGGTACTTAACTGGACGGCTGGAGATGGTAGTACTTTTGATATCGAATATGGTACCACAGGTTTTACTCAAGGATTAGGAACAACTATTACTGGCTTAACCAGCACTACAGATACCCTTACAGGTCTATTGCCTGATACATGCTATGATGTTTATATCCGTGGAAACTGTACCACTAACAACAGTCCATGGTATGGACCTATCTCATTTTGTACTGAATGTGCTACCAAAATAGCCCCGTTTTTAGAGGACTTTGAAAGTTCGGGTTGGGTTAAGGGTACAGCAGCTACTAATGCCGTGGATGGTTGTTGGGTGCGTACACCTGAAAGTTCTACCAATTTATATAGGTGGGAAACTAATTTTGGAAGTACAACAAGCTCTAGTACTGGTCCTTCAGCAGGTGCGGGTGGCTCTGGAAAATATGTTTTCACAGAAGCCTCTAGAGGTGTAAATAATTCACTGGCGTCTTTGCAAATGCCAAAGGTTGATTTTTCAGGATTAACTACTCCTACGTTGCATTTTTCTTACCATATGTATGGGTCTAATATGGGAGAGTTGTATGTGTTGATAAATGATGGTACCCAAACCGATACAATCTGGAGCATCAGCGGACAACAGCAAGTGGATGATACTACAGCTTGGAAAACGGCTTATGTAGATATTAGTGCATACATGGCTCAGCCAGCTACAATAAGTTTTGTTGGTAAAAAAGGAGGTGGAATAAATGGTGATATTGCACTTGATGATGTGGGTATTGATGAACTACCCAATTGTATTACACCTACCGGATTTACTTTAGATAGCGTATACACCAATTTCGCTGACTTCAGCTGGACGTCAATAAGTAACGGTACTTCATTCGTAATGGAATATGGACCAACGGGCTTCCGTCAGGCGTCAGGTACAGGTACTAACGTTTATGCAGGTTCAAGCCCTACAAGAGTATCAGGTCTTACGCCTGGTATGACGTATGACATTTACCTTTCGGATATGTGTGATTCTACTGACTGGGTAGGCCCCATCACTTTTACCACCATTATTCAAAATGATGCTGAGCTGGAAAGTATTGTTTCTCCTTTTGATTTAGCATGCGGTGATTCAAGCCTTGTGATAGAGGTTAAAGTGAAAAACAATGGAATCAATGCCATTACTACCTTGCCTGTAGGGGCAAATATTTCAGGTGCTATCACTTCAAGTGTTACCAATACATATACTGGAAGCATAGCTCCGGGTGCATCAGCTACTATTACGGTGGGCACAATTAACGCTTATACGGGTGGTGTGATTAACATTGATGCCTACACCGGATTGTCAGGAGATCAGAATATGACCAATGATACTTTATCAGAAAGTGGTCTTGAGCTGATTTCAGCAGTTCCATTGCACATGCCGGTTGATTCCATTTGTGCTAATGATACCACAGGAATATTTGTAGCTCTTCCTCAAACGGGCATCAGCCATAACTGGTATACGAATGCTAATGATGTAAACCCGGTAGCCACAGGCGATACTGTAAGTGTGCAACCTGGACAAACTTTGTATCTGGACAGAGCCCAGTCAAATTCATTGGTTGTTCAAACCGGGACTGCCGGTTCGTTGTATGGTACTATGTTTAAAATTTATGTGAAAAAGGACTTTATCTTCTCTGGATATACGTGGATATCTCACCAAACAGGTCTAAAATCATTGAAGGCATTTTACAAAATGGGTAACTATAAAGGACATGAAACTACCCGTTCCAGTTGGACTGTAATAGACACCTTAGAGCAAGCAAGTTCTTCGAGTTTTACATCATATAGATTTGATTTCAGAAACCCGGTAACCTTTACAGCAGGAGATACTATTTCAATATACCTGGCCAGTAAAACCGGTAAATATGAAGCAGAGGGATTGGCTGGAGCAACCGTTGATTCAGTATTCAAAACCACCAATGACTTTGAGTACATAGCTGGTGTGGGTGGAGCCTATTTTGGTTCAAATATGGTAGGAGCCACAAGCGCGAGTTCTATCGCTAAAACCCTTCACTGGGAGAGCTTAGATGTGTGTGGCAACAAGCGTATATCGCTTACCATGGGCGTAAATAATGACACGGCTGTAGCCAGCTTTACCTCAGTAGTAAATGCCAATGGAGCCGATGTTGATTTTGATGCTTCAGCTTCTAGTGGCCATGTATACGATTGGGATTTTGGTGACGGAAACAGCGGAACCGGTATAAACCCAAGCAACACGTATGGTGCGGCAGGTAGCTACACCGTTACTCTTACCGTTACGGATACCGTGTGTGGAACTACAGATACGATTACTCATACTGTAATGCCTACCGTGAGCTTAAATGAGCTTGAGTTTGCAGGAAGTGTAGAAGTGTATCCAAACCCAAACAATGGTAAGTTTAATGTAAACCTTGATTTGATTGGCGGACAGGATGTGCAGCTTGCCCTGGTAAACACTGTTGGTCAAATGGTATACACAAAAGACTTAGGTAATGTAGGTGGCCATGTAGAAACCGATATGGACATTGAAAACCTTGCACCGGGAGTTTATTACCTGCGTGTAATTGCCAACGGAAAATCAACTACCGTAAGAGTTACAATTTTGTAA
- a CDS encoding response regulator — protein sequence MNTIVLAEDHNLIIEGYRLLIDDIDDLEVVATASDGQEAIDALEKHSPDYMILDLHMPVVNGLNVLKHASEYFPSTRVIVISMFGDPSMHREIIRLGAKAYILKNSDRDEFILALNLVMKGKSYYSPDLFKKDTKSLKIPVSSKTISLVNLSPREEEVLTLIAQGLTNKEIGEKLILSHKTIDSHRTKLMKKINVHNAIGLVRYAIANGYDL from the coding sequence ATGAATACTATTGTACTTGCAGAAGATCATAATCTAATAATAGAAGGATATCGCTTACTTATAGATGACATTGATGATCTTGAGGTGGTTGCTACAGCCTCTGACGGTCAGGAGGCTATCGATGCATTGGAAAAGCATAGTCCCGACTACATGATACTGGATTTACACATGCCTGTAGTAAACGGATTAAACGTACTAAAGCATGCATCTGAGTATTTTCCTAGCACAAGGGTAATTGTAATCAGCATGTTTGGTGATCCATCAATGCATCGTGAAATTATCCGCTTAGGAGCAAAAGCTTACATATTGAAAAACTCAGATCGTGATGAATTTATTCTTGCACTAAATTTAGTGATGAAGGGTAAAAGCTACTATAGCCCGGACTTATTTAAAAAAGATACCAAATCCCTAAAAATACCTGTTTCTTCAAAAACCATTTCATTGGTTAACCTTTCGCCCAGAGAAGAGGAAGTGCTTACGCTAATCGCACAGGGACTTACCAACAAGGAAATAGGTGAAAAGCTGATTTTGAGCCACAAAACTATTGACTCACACCGAACTAAGCTTATGAAGAAGATAAATGTTCATAATGCAATTGGTTTAGTAAGATATGCTATAGCCAATGGATATGACCTGTAA
- a CDS encoding tetratricopeptide repeat-containing sensor histidine kinase, whose protein sequence is MLVLLLPARSQNAQQLSPSEIHQLLERFVNYSRDSSYVLLELASKKIEQLQEQDLVNELKAENNLRRTDYWIVLNLDSAKVTLDKAYQYYKKHPDHKKLAEVYVLKAQFADFSQGTGKSNMRDKVLPYFDSALVQVKHIVDYPLYSYIYFERAGSMQRMELWEESFESSILCMKYAELSCDSLAIAVANFLMGRTYHHFGLFNSSEEHIALSVDYAKGMTQQDEIIHIYADVLFQKNKIKLAKENYEKALKIALEKKNLSKAVVLYSSIGQIELRENNFTAAEVCFDKINSILESKNQAGYKTLLFMAHIHFQRGELTQVKEDLNLFKAKYSIGSVIPRSIDVYKEAADLHTALNQTDQATFYYKKWGVLKDSLYSYTNLQQLNALEAMYFKELKKNELIQQKSNEIIQQNEELIKNRQQRARMGGLLIVVILIGGGLIYYIRMKGLKENQALKFSLKEKQMEQMIDAQEDERQRLARELHDGIGQSLVALKMQLQFDKNPKATDITVQRLEVICDEVRSLSHQMMPLELKENGLQSAIEQLIEHNFAASPIEVDFLFSGLQNRLPSNIEINVYRIIQELASNIFRHSKASKVGIQLLIRGKKLILIVEDDGKGFDITSKNHGIGINNIYVRLEALGGSIQIQSSPGSGTYTHISIPTFTDVNKKTA, encoded by the coding sequence ATGCTCGTATTACTTTTGCCAGCCAGGAGTCAAAATGCTCAGCAACTCAGTCCTTCAGAAATTCATCAATTACTGGAAAGGTTTGTGAATTATTCACGTGACAGTTCATATGTTCTTTTAGAACTAGCTTCAAAGAAAATCGAACAATTACAAGAACAGGATTTAGTCAATGAGCTTAAGGCTGAAAACAACCTAAGGAGAACCGATTATTGGATTGTGCTCAACCTTGACTCTGCTAAGGTAACTCTTGATAAGGCCTATCAATATTATAAAAAGCATCCCGATCATAAAAAATTGGCCGAAGTGTATGTTTTAAAAGCTCAGTTTGCAGATTTTTCGCAAGGTACAGGCAAATCGAATATGAGGGATAAAGTTTTACCTTATTTTGATAGTGCTTTAGTCCAGGTGAAGCATATTGTTGATTATCCATTATACTCATATATTTATTTTGAAAGAGCTGGCTCGATGCAGCGTATGGAACTGTGGGAGGAAAGTTTTGAGAGTTCTATTCTATGTATGAAGTATGCGGAGCTGTCTTGCGATTCACTAGCTATTGCTGTAGCCAACTTTTTGATGGGAAGAACCTATCATCACTTTGGTCTATTCAATTCGTCCGAAGAGCATATTGCCCTGTCCGTTGATTATGCTAAAGGAATGACTCAACAGGATGAAATTATTCACATCTATGCTGATGTTTTGTTTCAGAAAAACAAAATAAAATTAGCTAAAGAAAATTATGAAAAAGCCTTAAAAATTGCTCTGGAAAAAAAGAACCTATCCAAGGCCGTTGTGCTTTACTCCAGCATAGGTCAAATTGAGCTTAGAGAAAATAACTTCACAGCTGCTGAAGTTTGCTTTGATAAGATAAACTCCATATTGGAATCAAAAAATCAAGCCGGCTATAAAACATTACTTTTTATGGCTCACATACATTTTCAACGAGGGGAACTCACTCAGGTAAAAGAAGATCTTAACTTATTCAAAGCTAAGTACAGCATTGGATCGGTTATACCTAGAAGTATCGATGTGTATAAAGAAGCGGCAGACTTACATACTGCCCTCAACCAAACCGACCAAGCAACTTTTTATTACAAAAAATGGGGGGTATTAAAAGATAGCCTCTACTCCTACACCAATTTGCAGCAGCTTAATGCCCTTGAAGCCATGTATTTTAAGGAGCTTAAAAAGAATGAGCTGATTCAGCAAAAAAGCAACGAAATTATTCAACAAAATGAAGAGTTAATAAAGAACAGGCAGCAGCGTGCCAGAATGGGAGGGCTATTGATAGTCGTAATTCTTATTGGTGGTGGACTGATATACTATATCAGGATGAAAGGACTTAAAGAAAATCAAGCACTTAAGTTTTCATTGAAAGAGAAACAAATGGAACAAATGATTGATGCTCAAGAAGATGAACGGCAACGATTGGCTCGTGAACTTCATGATGGTATAGGACAGTCTCTTGTCGCTTTGAAAATGCAACTACAGTTTGACAAAAATCCGAAAGCTACAGACATAACGGTACAGCGACTGGAAGTAATTTGTGATGAAGTAAGATCTTTATCACATCAAATGATGCCTTTAGAACTCAAGGAGAATGGACTACAGTCTGCTATTGAACAATTAATAGAACATAATTTTGCTGCCTCTCCAATTGAGGTTGATTTTTTATTTTCAGGATTACAGAATAGGTTACCTAGCAATATTGAGATCAATGTTTATAGAATTATCCAAGAATTGGCCTCCAACATATTTCGTCATTCCAAGGCATCAAAAGTGGGTATTCAATTATTAATTCGTGGAAAAAAACTGATATTGATTGTTGAGGATGATGGTAAAGGCTTTGACATAACATCTAAGAATCACGGTATTGGAATTAATAATATTTATGTAAGATTAGAAGCTTTGGGAGGTTCGATCCAAATACAATCCTCTCCGGGAAGTGGGACGTATACACACATATCTATCCCTACCTTTACAGATGTAAATAAAAAAACTGCTTAA